Proteins found in one Arachis stenosperma cultivar V10309 chromosome 8, arast.V10309.gnm1.PFL2, whole genome shotgun sequence genomic segment:
- the LOC130945025 gene encoding 2-hydroxy-palmitic acid dioxygenase mpo1-like, whose amino-acid sequence MAMIDLEKHFAFYGAYHSNPVNIFIHMLFVWPILFTAQLLFYFTPTLFSFSFFPPPLLLNYGFLFTAIYALFYASLDLKAGSLAALLTFLCWLASSFLANYLGFSLAWKIVLASQIFCWTGQFIGHGVFEKRAPALFDNLVQAFLMAPFFVLFEALQLSVGYEPYPGFQAKVKARIEAERKQWQDKKQKKLS is encoded by the exons ATGGCAATGATAGATCTGGAGAAACACTTCGCCTTCTATGGAGCATACCACAGCAACCCCGTTAACATCTTCATTCACATGCTCTTCGTCTGGCCCATCCTATTCACCGCTCAATTACTTTTCTATTTCACACCAAccctcttctccttctccttctttcctcCCCCTCTCCTCCTCAACTACGGCTTCCTCTTCACCGCCATCTACGCCCTCTTCTACGCCTCCCTCGACCTCAAAGCTGGCTCTCTCGCCGCCCTCCTCACTTTCCTCTGCTGGCTTGCTTCCTCTTTCCTCGCCAACTACCTCGGATTCTCCCTCGCTTGGAAG ATTGTGTTGGCTTCTCAGATATTCTGTTGGACTGGACAGTTTATTGGTCACGGCGTCTTTGAG AAACGTGCTCCAGCCCTCTTCGATAACCTTGTTCAAGCTTTCCTAATGGCCCCATTCTTTGTCCTCTTTGAG GCTCTCCAATTATCTGTCGGATATGAACCATACCCAGGGTTCCAAGCAAAGGTGAAGGCAAGGATTGAAGCCGAACGCAAGCAATGGCAAgacaagaaacaaaagaaacttTCTTAG
- the LOC130946534 gene encoding photosynthetic NDH subunit of subcomplex B 4, chloroplastic, whose protein sequence is MAEAIIGFTTVFKSCLQTRRFEANPSSRLPKQHSSSTLFRRSGQVEESKRKRGCLHKVNGLGDWPLMAVLVETMEGQRDMLTTKSIVHLSDDAIKNVYSWYIMFTVWGCLFFGSMKDPYYDSETYRGDGGDGTGNWIYEKQEIMEAEAREALWREELIEEIEEKVGGLKELEEAGKKEELVK, encoded by the exons ATGGCTGAAGCTATCATTGGTTTCACTACCGTTTTCAAATCATGTCTACAAACAAGGAGATTTGAAGCCAACCCCTCCTCAAGATTG CCTAAGCAGCATTCAAGCTCTACCCTTTTCAGGCGATCAGGGCAG GTTGAAGAGAGTAAGAGGAAAAGAGGTTGTTTGCATAAAGTGAATGGTTTGGGGGATTGGCCATTGATGGCAGTTCTAGTGGAGACAATGGAAGGGCAGAGAGACATGTTAACCACTAAATCCATTGTGCATCTCAGTGATGACGCCATCAAGAATGTTT ACTCTTGGTACATAATGTTCACCGTTTGGGGATGCTTATTCTTTGGTTCCATGAAG GACCCATATTACGACTCGGAGACGTACAGGGGAGATGGAGGAGATGGTACTGGAAACTGGATTTATGAGAAG CAAGAGATTATGGAAGCAGAAGCGAGAGAAGCGTTGTGGCGTGAGGAGTTGATAGAAGAGATAGAAGAGAAGGTTGGAGGGTTGAAAGAGCTTGAAGAAGCAGGCAAGAAGGAGGAACTAGTCAAGTGA
- the LOC130945980 gene encoding thioredoxin-like 1-2, chloroplastic — MASSLNLKSVVVCVPENMIYSKGKPCPSSMRLTGKARSRALSAKFMGQPIITNTTKLQDETGLCSSKTSIHAEASICISRSMQWWKKNLKPNMIEIHSAQELLNSLLSAGDALVVVDFYSPACGGCRALHPKICQIAEMHPNAIFLKVNYDKLKTMCQALQIHVLPFFRFYRGAEGQVCGFSCTNATINKFKRALSKHGNERCSLRPPKGLDELELTNLVSSSQIWF; from the exons ATGGCTTCCTCCTTGAACTTGAAGAGTGTTGTTGTCTGTGTTCCTGAGAACATGATttactcaaaaggcaagccttGTCCATCTTCAATGAGACTAACTGGTAAAGCAAGATCAAGGGCGTTGAGTGCTAAATTCATGGGGCAACCCATCATCACTAACACAACAAAACTCCAAGATGAAACGGGTTTATGCAGTTCCAAAACCTCAATTCAT GCAGAAGCAAGTATATGCATTAGCAGATCGATGCAGTGGTGGAAGAAGAACCTGAAGCCCAACATGATTGAGATCCATTCAGCACAAGAGCTTCTCAATTCTCTGCTCAGCGCTGGTGATGCTTTGGTTGTTGTTGACTTCTATTCACCTGCTTGTGGTGGCTGCAGAGCCCTTCATCCCAAG ATCTGTCAAATTGCTGAAATGCACCCGAATGCAATATTCCTGAAAGTAAATTACGACAAGCTGAAAACCATGTGCCAGGCTCTGCAAATTCATGTCTTGCCATTCTTTAGGTTCTACAGAGGTGCAGAGGGTCAAGTTTGTGGATTCAGCTGCACCAATGCAACT ATCAACAAGTTTAAGCGTGCGTTGTCAAAGCATGGGAATGAAAGATGTAGTCTAAGGCCACCTAAGGGTTTAGATGAGTTAGAGCTGACCAATTTGGTCTCAAGTTCTCAGATTTGGTTTTAG
- the LOC130945981 gene encoding 26S proteasome regulatory subunit 8 homolog A-like, with translation MRMLREELQFLQEPGSYVGEVVKVMGKNKVLVKVHPEGKYVVDIDKDVNITKITQSTRVALCNDSYVLHLILPSKVDPLVNLMKVEKVPDSTYDMIGGLDQQIKEIKEVIELPIKHPELFESLGIAQPKGVLLYGPPGTGKTLLARAVAHHTDCTFIRVSGSELVQKYIGEGSRMVRELFVMAREHAPSIIFMDEIDSIGSARMESGSGNGDSEVQRTMLELLNQLDGFEASNKIKVIQKICNTGFDGTNRIDILDQALLRPGRIDRKIEFPNPNEESRLDILKIHSRRMNLMRGIDLKKIAEKMNGASGAELKVPVCTEAGMFTLRERRVHVTQEDFEMAVAKVMKKETEKNMSLRKSWK, from the exons ATGAGGATGCTCAGGGAGGAGTTGCAGTTTCTCCAGGAGCCCGGATCGTATGTAGGGGAAGTTGTGAAAGTTATGGGAAAGAACAAAGTCTTAGTCAAG GTTCATCCAGAAGGGAAATATGTGGTGGACATTGATAAAGATGTTAACATTACAAAGATTACTCAATCGACAAGAGTAGCTCTTTGTAATGATAGTTATGTCCTTCATTTAATTCTACCGAGCAAAGTTGATCCATTGGTCAATCTGATGAAAGTTGAGAAAGTTCCGGATTCTACTTATGACATGATTGGTGGCTTAGACCAGCAAATCAAGGAGATTAAAGAG GTCATTGAGCTACCAATTAAACATCCCGAACTGTTTGAAAGTCTTGGAATAGCTCAACCTAAG GGTGTTCTACTCTATGGGCCACCTGGTACTGGAAAAACGTTGTTGGCTAGGGCAGTGGCTCATCATACTGACTGTACCTTCATCAGGGTATCTGGGTCTGAATTAGTTCAGAAATACATTGGAGAAGGTTCCAGAATGGTCAGGGAACTTTTTGTCATGGCCAG GGAGCATGCTCCATCAATTATCTTCATGGACGAAATTGACAGTATTGGATCTGCTCGAATGGAATCTGGAAGTGGCAATGGTGATAGTGAGGTGCAGCGCACTATGCTGGAACTTCTCAACCAGCTAGATGGATTTGAAGCTTCAAATAAAATCAAGGTTATACA aaaaatatgcaataCAGGTTTTGATGGCACAAACCGGATTGATATCCTGGATCAAGCCCTCCTTAGACCTGGACGAATTGACAGGAAGATTGAATTTCCAAACCCAAATGAGGAG TCTCGGCTAGATATTTTGAAAATTCATTCAAGAAGAATGAACTTAATGCGTGGCATTGATTTGAAGAagattgctgagaagatgaatGGAGCATCTGGTGCAGAGCTTAAGGTAC cCGTGTGTACAGAAGCTGGAATGTTTACTTTGAGGGAGAGGAGAGTACATGTGACACAGGAGGACTTTGAGATGGCTGTGGCCAAGGTTATGAAAAAGGAAACAGAGAAGAACATGTCATTGCGGAAGTCGTGGAAGTGA